Within the Plesiomonas shigelloides genome, the region AGGAAAAGCAGGCGTTAGCGCCGGAGCTGGATCTGTACATTTCCGATCGGCGCTGGAAAAAGGCCATTTACTTGCTGCGTGCCTGTGCCTTTTTTAATGGCCGTAGTCAGATCACGCCGCCGGATTTATTGATTTTGGTGAATTGCCTGTGGCGTGATTTGCCGACCCGCGATTTTATCCGCGCCTTAATCGGTGAATATGCCCGTGAGGAAGCCTACGAGCAGCGCGAGCTGGCATTGCAAATCAGCCATCTGCAAGAGCAAGTGGCGCGTCAGCAAGAGGCGCGGCGCTTAGCGGTGCGTCCGGCGCTGAAAAAAAGTAGCAGTCTGCGGGGTGAGCGTTATCAGCTGGATCTGACCCATGCGGGGCAGTATCGGCACATGGCGCATAAAGGGTTGCTGCGGTTGATCCCGCTATTGCCGCAGGCGCAGCTCTCCACGCAGCCGGCCGAGGCGGCGTACCAGATTCTGGTCGACCCGCAGGAGTTACAAAAGCAGCTGCTGCGTGGCAGCGGCACCATTGCGGCCTTTGTGAATACCCAGACGAGCGTGCAGCACTTGAGCTTTGCTCTCGACAGTCGACAGCAGCTGGTGGTGCGCGATACCCGCAATCAAGATATTCCACTGGGCATCAGTGGAATTTGGCCGGTCAGTGCTCATACCGAACAAACGTGGCAACAAGAGCTGGATGAGCTGGCCAGCATGCAGCAAAAACTGTATCAGCAACTGATGCTGGCACGTAGTCAGTTTACCCACACCTTACCGCATCATTTTGCCGATCAGATTTTTATCGACCAAATCCAGGCCAGTCTTGATCAGCTCTTGCTGGAGCTGACCCAGTTGGCGCAGGAGCTGGCGGCGTTGGAGACCTGCTATCGACGAGTGAAAGAGCATGCCTCTGCGTGACGACGAGCTACAGCAAGGGGCGCTAGCGCAGGTCGCCAAGCGGGTTGCTGGCGCGGCGGAGCAACTTGAGCAAGGCGTGGCGCGCGCCACGCGTGGGCAAAGCAGTGGTCAAGGTGGCTGGCTGGGCGGATTGATGCAGCGTGAGGTCGAGCGCTGGAAGCAGCGGATGAGTTTGGTGATTGTGCATCAGCAGTTGTCGCAAACCGCGCTGCATACGCTGGGGCTGTTTCATAGCTACGAGACCATGGAGATGGGGGAGTTTCTGACCCATCTGGAAGCGCTGCGTTTACAAATCAAGGGTATTGCACCGCTAGAGCAGGCGGTGAAACCGTTGGTGCAGGCGATGAAGAGCGCGCCGTCGCCGACGGAGCTGGAGTCGTTACGTCACGATTTTATGCAGCGCTGGCAACACTATCTGGATGAAGATGTGCTGGCTGAACAGCTACAGTGGCTGGATCA harbors:
- a CDS encoding AAA family ATPase, with translation MFSAQQGERLNSRVSRLNHHLCEGVYERQNAFKLSLLAALSGESIFLLGPPGIGKSLIARRLMCAFKEATTFEYLMTRFSTPEEVFGPLSIQALKEQGQYVRLTEGYLPSSHIVFLDEIWKASPAILNTLLTVLNERLFRNGTQTLRLPMRLLLTASNELPDPQGGLDPFYDRMLLRVYVGKVEQKDNFRSMVVAADDVYRDPVPPELKISEQEYQEWQQQIPQVQLPDPCFEKIYFIKTRLEEKQALAPELDLYISDRRWKKAIYLLRACAFFNGRSQITPPDLLILVNCLWRDLPTRDFIRALIGEYAREEAYEQRELALQISHLQEQVARQQEARRLAVRPALKKSSSLRGERYQLDLTHAGQYRHMAHKGLLRLIPLLPQAQLSTQPAEAAYQILVDPQELQKQLLRGSGTIAAFVNTQTSVQHLSFALDSRQQLVVRDTRNQDIPLGISGIWPVSAHTEQTWQQELDELASMQQKLYQQLMLARSQFTHTLPHHFADQIFIDQIQASLDQLLLELTQLAQELAALETCYRRVKEHASA